The Nitrososphaerota archaeon genome includes a window with the following:
- a CDS encoding histone: protein MAEQELGLAAVYRLIKKGGAERVSDEAAEELRVILEETAVKIAQQAVELATHAGRKTVRASDIRLASKNILK, encoded by the coding sequence TTGGCTGAACAGGAGCTCGGTTTGGCTGCTGTTTATAGGTTGATCAAGAAGGGTGGTGCTGAGAGGGTTAGTGATGAAGCGGCTGAGGAGCTTAGAGTAATTCTGGAGGAGACCGCTGTTAAGATAGCTCAGCAAGCGGTTGAGCTGGCTACACATGCTGGTAGAAAGACCGTGCGCGCCTCTGACATAAGGTTAGCGTCGAAGAACATCCTAAAGTAG